A window of the Odocoileus virginianus isolate 20LAN1187 ecotype Illinois chromosome 20, Ovbor_1.2, whole genome shotgun sequence genome harbors these coding sequences:
- the LOC110133912 gene encoding olfactory receptor 6Z7-like — translation MERSLELGNVTRVQEFILLGLSTSPETREVLFAVFLALYLLTLLENALIVFLVCSHAELHKPMYFFLGNLSCLEMCYVSVTMPSLLAGLWMGPYHVPFTACLTQLFFFIVLICTECALLASMACDRYVAICRPLHYSLLMRPQVCLGLAGTSWLGGLLVSVVKTACIASLSYCGPNVVNHFFCDVSPLLNLSCTHVALTELVDFLSAIVILWGSLLVAIASYVAIGRAVLRMPSAAAQRKAFSTCASHLVVVGIFYSATLFIYARPSRIEAIDLNKVLSVTYTVVTPMCNPVIYCLRNREVQAAFRRTLRGSCG, via the coding sequence ATGGAGAGGTCCCTGGAGTTGGGCAACGTGACAAGGGTCCAGGAATTCATCTTGCTGGGCTTGTCCACAAGCCCAGAAACAAGGGAAGTCCTGTTTGCCGTCTTCCTGGCCCTCTACCTGCTGACCCTCCTGGAGAACGCCCTCATCGTCTTCCTCGTCTGCAGCCACGCGGAGCTCCACaagcccatgtacttcttcctgggcAACCTGAGCTGCCTGGAGATGTGCTACGTGTCCGTGACCATGCCCAGCCTGCTCGCGGGGCTGTGGATGGGCCCCTACCACGTGCCCTTCACAGCCTGCCTGACCCAACTCTTCTTCTTCATCGTCCTCATCTGCACAGAGTGTGCCCTCCTGGCCTCCATGGCCTGtgaccgctacgtggccatctgccGCCCACTGCACTACTCGCTGCTCATGCGGCCCCAGGTCTGCCTGGGCTTGGCTGGGACTTCGTGGCTTGGTGGGCTGCTGGTCTCGGTGGTCAAGACAGCGTGCATCGCCAGCCTGTCCTACTGCGGCCCCAATGTCGTCAACCATTTCTTCTGTGACGTCTCCCCACTACTCAACCTGTCCTGCACCCACGTGGCCCTGACCGAGCTGGTAGACTTCCTCTCCGCCATCGTCATCCTCTGGGGCTCCCTCCTGGTGGCCATAGCCTCCTATGTGGCCATTGGCAGGGCCGTGCTCCGCATGCCATCAGCAGCTGCCCAGCGCAAGGCCTTCTCCACGTGCGCCTCCCACCTGGTGGTGGTGGGCATCTTCTACTCGGCCACTCTCTTTATCTATGCCCGCCCCAGCCGCATAGAAGCCATAGACCTCAACAAGGTGCTGTCGGTCACCTACACAGTGGTCACGCCCATGTGCAATCCGGTCATCTACTGCCTGCGAAACAGGGAGGTCCAGGCCGCTTTCCGTAGAACTCTACGTGGGTCCTGTGGCTGA
- the LOC110133911 gene encoding olfactory receptor 6Z7-like, producing the protein MERALSLGNVSGVQEFILLGLSARPGVRVAVFAVFLTLYLLTLLENALIVFLVCSRTELHKPMYFFLGNLSCLEMCYVSVTMPSLLAGLWTGPYHVPFTACLIQLFLFISLIGTKCTLLASMACDRYVAICRPLHYPLLMRPQVCWGLAGTSWLGGLLVSAVKTACIASLSYCGPNVVNHFFCDVSPLLNLSCTHVALPELVDFLSAIGIFCGTLLVSLASYSAIGLTVLRMPSAAARRKAFSTCASHLVVVGIFYSVVLFMYSCPSRMESTDLHKVLSVVYTVVTPACSPVVYCLRNKEVHAALRRALHPRKSSSAITDISRS; encoded by the coding sequence ATGGAGAGGGCTCTGTCCTTGGGCAATGTGTCCGGAGTGCAAGAGTTTATCCTGCTGGGTCTGTCTGCCAGGCCAGGCGTGAGGGTGGCGGTGTTTGCCGTCTTCCTGACCCTCTACCTGCTGACCCTCCTGGAGAACGCCCTCATCGTCTTCCTCGTCTGCAGCCGCACGGAGCTCCACaagcccatgtacttcttcctgggcAACCTGAGCTGCCTGGAGATGTGCTACGTGTCCGTGACCATGCCCAGCCTGCTCGCGGGGCTGTGGACGGGCCCCTACCACGTGCCCTTCACAGCCTGCCTGATTCAGCTTTTTTTATTCATCTCCCTCATTGGCACCAAGTGTACCCTCCTGGCCTCCATGGCCTGtgaccgctacgtggccatctgccGCCCACTGCACTACCCACTGCTCATGCGGCCCCAGGTCTGCTGGGGCTTGGCCGGGACGTCTTGGCTTGGTGGGCTGCTGGTCTCGGCGGTCAAGACAGCGTGCATCGCCAGCCTGTCCTACTGCGGCCCCAACGTCGTCAACCACTTCTTCTGTGACGTCTCCCCGCTGCTCAACCTGTCCTGCACCCACGTGGCCCTGCCCGAGCTGGTGGACTTCCTCTCCGCCATCGGCATCTTCTGCGGGACGCTGCTGGTCTCCCTGGCCTCCTACTCGGCCATCGGGCTGACGGTGCTCCGCATGCCTTCGGCCGCCGCCCGGCgcaaggccttctccacctgcgcCTCCCACCTGGTGGTGGTGGGCATCTTCTACTCGGTGGTCCTCTTCATGTATTCCTGCCCCAGCCGCATGGAGTCCACTGACCTGCACAAGGTGCTGTCGGTCGTCTACACGGTGGTCACGCCCGCCTGCAGCCCGGTGGTCTACTGCCTGCGAAACAAGGAGGTCCACGCGGCCCTGCGGAGAGCCCTCCACCCCCGCAAGAGCTCCTCAGCGATCACGGACATCTCCCGctcctga